Below is a genomic region from Deltaproteobacteria bacterium.
TATACAAATAGTTCACCTTCAAAAAAAATAGGCAGACAATAATGTCCGCCTATAGATGATTTAATATCTTTAATTAAGGGGATTACAGCACCTTGTCTATCAAAGATTTTATCTGGGTCTTAGGCACAGCACCCACTACCTGATCAACAACCTGCCCGTTTTTAAAGAGTATAAGTGTTGGAATACCCCTAACACCGTATTTGCCCGGTGTGGCAGGGTTATCATCAACATTCATTTTCGCGACCTTTATCTTGCCTGCATAAGTTTCAGCCATCTCTTCTACGATAGGGGCAATTGCCCTGCACGGCGCACACCATGTTGCCCAGAAATCTACAAGGGCAGGCATATCTGATTTTAATATTTCTGCCTCAAAATTACTGTCGCTTACATTCAAGACCTTTTCTGACATTATCTTCTCCTT
It encodes:
- the trxA gene encoding thioredoxin TrxA; the encoded protein is MMSEKVLNVSDSNFEAEILKSDMPALVDFWATWCAPCRAIAPIVEEMAETYAGKIKVAKMNVDDNPATPGKYGVRGIPTLILFKNGQVVDQVVGAVPKTQIKSLIDKVL